The Falco peregrinus isolate bFalPer1 chromosome 9, bFalPer1.pri, whole genome shotgun sequence genome includes a window with the following:
- the MAFB gene encoding transcription factor MafB — protein sequence MAGELSIGAELPTSPLAMEYVNDFDLMKFDVKKEPLGRNDRSGRHCTRLQPAGSVSSTPISTPCSSVPSSPSFSPTEQKTHLEDLYWMANSYQQMNPEALNLTPEDAVEALIGSHQVSQQLQGFESFRAHHHHHHHHHQHHHQYPAVTHEDLAGSGHPHHHHHHHHQASPTPSTSSSSSQQLQNSHQQHPPSSSVEDRFSDDQLVSMSVRELNRHLRGFTKDEVIRLKQKRRTLKNRGYAQSCRYKRVQQKHHLENEKTQLIQQVEQLKQEVTRLARERDAYKLKCEKLASNGFREAGSTSDNPSSPEFFM from the coding sequence ATGGCCGGAGAGCTCAGCATCGGAGCCGAGCTGCCAACCAGCCCCCTGGCCATGGAGTATGTCAACGACTTCGACCTGATGAAGTTCGACGTGAAGAAGGAGCCCCTGGGCAGGAACGACCGCTCGGGCAGGCACTGCACCCGCCTGCAGCCCGCCGGCTCCGTGTCCTCCACCCCCATCAGCACCCCCTGCAGCTCCGTGCCCTCCTCGCCCAGCTTCAGCCCCACCGAGCAGAAGACCCACTTGGAGGACCTGTACTGGATGGCCAACAGCTACCAGCAGATGAACCCTGAGGCGCTGAACCTCACCCCGGAGGACGCTGTCGAAGCCCTCATTGGGTCCCACCAGGtgtcccagcagctgcaagGCTTCGAGAGCTTCCGTGcccaccaccatcaccatcaccaccatcaccaacaccaccaccagTACCCTGCAGTCACTCACGAAGACCTGGCCGGCAGCGGGcaccctcaccaccaccaccatcaccaccaccaggCCTCTCCCACTCcttccacctcctccagctcctcccagcagctccagaactcgcaccagcagcatccccccTCCAGCAGCGTGGAGGACCGGTTCTCCGATGACCAGCTGGTCTCCATGTCTGTGAGGGAGCTCAACAGGCACCTCCGAGGCTTCACCAAAGATGAGGTGATCCGCCTCAAGCAGAAGAGGAGGACCTTGAAGAACAGGGGCTATGCCCAGTCCTGCAGGTATAAACGTGTCCAGCAGAAACACCACCTGGAGAACGAAAAGACCCAACTCATTCAGCAGGTGGAACAGCTCAAGCAAGAAGTGACCCGGCTCGCCAGAGAGAGAGACGCCTACAAGCTCAAGTGTGAGAAACTTGCCAGCAATGGCTTCAGAGAGGCCGGCTCCACCAGTGACAACCCGTCTTCCCCCGAGTTCTTCATGtga